The DNA segment CGGACAGCGGCTCGCCGCGGCGCCGGACCGCGTCCAGGGCCGGCACCGTGGCGGCGAGCGAGAGGCGCTCGGTGCGCCCGGCGTAGACCCCGCCCAGCAGCGGCTCGACGAGCAGGTCGAGGACGGGCCGGCCGACCTCGGCGACGACGGCGTCGGCGACGCTGACGTCCTCCCCGCCGTCGGGGGACGGTCCCGCGCCGGTCGCGGCGGGGATCCCTGCGGCGCGGGCGGCGCGCGCCCGGGCGGTCTCGGCCAGCTCGTCGGGGCGCAGCAGCGCGGACAGGTCGGTGCCGCTGCCGGGCACGCCCATGACGGTGCCCGTCGGCAGCGGCCGCACCCCGTCGGCCCGCCACACCGCGGGCCGGGCGGACGTCGGGGTGACGAGCAGGTCGCCCAGGCCGACGGCGCGGGCCAGGTCGACGCCCTCCGGCCGGCGGGCGAGCATCGCCTCGGCACCGAGGTCGACGCGCACGCCGCCGACCTCGTCCGCGTGCAGCACGCCGCCGGTGCGACCGGAGGCCTCGAGCACGAGCACGTCGACCCCGGCCGAGCGCAGCG comes from the Aquipuribacter hungaricus genome and includes:
- a CDS encoding FAD-dependent oxidoreductase yields the protein MSVPDRVVVVGAGISGLAAAHALRSAGVDVLVLEASGRTGGVLHADEVGGVRVDLGAEAMLARRPEGVDLARAVGLGDLLVTPTSARPAVWRADGVRPLPTGTVMGVPGSGTDLSALLRPDELAETARARAARAAGIPAATGAGPSPDGGEDVSVADAVVAEVGRPVLDLLVEPLLGGVYAGRTERLSLAATVPALDAVRRRGEPLS